Below is a genomic region from Sphingomonas sp. KR3-1.
ACGTCTTCTCGTACCTGACCGCGAACCCGGCACGGATCACCGCGGTCGACCTCAACCCGGCGCATATCGCGCTCAACAACCTCAAGAAGCAGGCGGCGCTGCGCCTCCCCGACTATGCGGCGTTCCACCGCTTCTTCGGCCAGGCCAACAAGGCGGAGAATGTCGAGGCCTACCGCGAATTCATCGCGCCGCATCTCGACACGCCGTATCGCGACTATTGGGAGCGCCGCGGGCTGAACGGCACGCGCCGCATCGATGCGTTCAAACACGGCTTCTACAAATATGGCCTGCTCGGCCGGCTGATCGGCTTCGTCCACTGGCTGGGCAACCGCTACGGCATCGACCCGCGCGAGATCCTCAAGGCGAAGAGCATCGAGGAGCAACGCGAGATCTTCGAGACGCGCTATGCGCCGTTCTTCGAGAAGAAGTTCCTGCGCTGGCTGGTCGACCAGCCCGCGGCCTTGTTCGGCTTCGGCATCCCGCCGGCGCAGTACGACCTGCTCAAGGTCGACGACCAGGCCGGGATCACCGGGGCGCTGCGCAGCCGCCTGCGCAAGCTGGCCTGCGACTTCGACCTCAAGGACAATTACTATGCCTGGCAGGCGTTCGGCCGCAGCTATGGCGAGGGTCCGGACGCGCCGCTGCCGCCCTATCTCGAGGCGAAGAACTGGGAGACGGTCCGCGCGCGCGCCGACCGCGTCGAGATCCGCCACACCAACTATGCCGATTATCTCGAATCGATGCCGGCCCAGTCGCTCGACCGCTACATCCTGCTCGACGCGCAGGACTGGATGACCGACGAGCAGCTCACCCGGATCTGGGGCGAGATCACCCGCACCGCCAAGCCGGGCGCGCGCGTGCTCTATCGCACCGCCGCGATCCCCGACGTGGTGAAGGGCCATATCCCCGAGGAGCTGATGTCCCAGTGGGAATATGAGGACCAGGCCAAGCTCGACGACTGGACGCGCCGCGACCGCTCCTCGGTCTATGGCGCGACGCACGTCTGGACGCTGAAGCCGCACGCATGAGCGCTGTAAATGGGGGCGCCGACCAGAAGGGGCTGATGGACGCGACCTATGCGCTCCATCGCCACTTCTACGACTTCACGCGGAAGTTCTACCTGCTCGGCCGCGATGCGCTGATCCGCGGGCTCAACCCGCCCAAGGGCGGCACGGTGCTCGAGGTGGGCTGCGGCACCGCGCGCAACCTGATCGTCGCGGCGAAGCGCTTCCCGGAGGCGCGCTTCTTCGGCTTCGACATCAGCGAGGCGATGCTGGAGACGGCGCGCGCCTCGGTGGAGAAGAACGGGCTTTCGGACAAGATCACGCTGGCGCAGGGCGATGCCGGGGCGTTCGACGTGACCACGTTGTTCGGGCTGGAAAAGCTCGACCGGGTGTTCATGAGCTACACGCTGTCGATGATCCCGCCCTGGGTGGAGGCGATCGAGCTGGGCGCGCAGGCGCTTGCCTCCGGCGGCAGCCTGCACATCGTCGATTTCGGGCAATATGAGCGGCTGCCGAAGTTCGCCAAGAAGCTCCACTTCAAGTCGCTCAACGACTTCCACGTCTATCCGCGCGCCGAACTGCCCGCGGTGCTCAAGCGCGTCGCCGGGGAGCAGGGGCTGCGGCTCGACTTCCGCTCCTCCCTGCGCGGTTACGTGTGGAGCGCGACGCTGACGCGGGACTGAGCGCATGTGGAAGCGCGTCCTGCTCTATGGCGCGC
It encodes:
- a CDS encoding DUF3419 family protein: MGTITKTPKNVAVRGAVHRHEHLSKEGLLERAFTFAFRGLVYPQIWEDPVIDMEALQLQSDHHLVTIASGGCNVFSYLTANPARITAVDLNPAHIALNNLKKQAALRLPDYAAFHRFFGQANKAENVEAYREFIAPHLDTPYRDYWERRGLNGTRRIDAFKHGFYKYGLLGRLIGFVHWLGNRYGIDPREILKAKSIEEQREIFETRYAPFFEKKFLRWLVDQPAALFGFGIPPAQYDLLKVDDQAGITGALRSRLRKLACDFDLKDNYYAWQAFGRSYGEGPDAPLPPYLEAKNWETVRARADRVEIRHTNYADYLESMPAQSLDRYILLDAQDWMTDEQLTRIWGEITRTAKPGARVLYRTAAIPDVVKGHIPEELMSQWEYEDQAKLDDWTRRDRSSVYGATHVWTLKPHA
- a CDS encoding class I SAM-dependent methyltransferase — protein: MSAVNGGADQKGLMDATYALHRHFYDFTRKFYLLGRDALIRGLNPPKGGTVLEVGCGTARNLIVAAKRFPEARFFGFDISEAMLETARASVEKNGLSDKITLAQGDAGAFDVTTLFGLEKLDRVFMSYTLSMIPPWVEAIELGAQALASGGSLHIVDFGQYERLPKFAKKLHFKSLNDFHVYPRAELPAVLKRVAGEQGLRLDFRSSLRGYVWSATLTRD